A genome region from Pseudomonas sp. N3-W includes the following:
- a CDS encoding L-serine ammonia-lyase, whose translation MAISVFDLFKVGIGPSSSHTVGPMRAAATFAQALVDQGFLADVRRVEIRLYGSLSATGVGHATDRACVMGLMGEWPDSIDPTSIDRRIQQLRETGELSLAGTSISFIWQRDLLLLDESLPYHPNAMSLTAFGETGEIFEQTYYSVGGGFIIEAAEAESGVAPGTDVVLPYDFSSAAELLRLCNLHGLRVSELMMANERAWRSDAEIRQGLLHIWSVMRECVEQGLRHEGILPGGLNVPRRAAKLHRSLLEIGKPNVITSTLSAMEWVNLFALAVNEENAAGGRMVTAPTNGAAGIIPAVLHYYMKFNPDASDDDVVAFFLGAAAVGILCKKNASISGAEVGCQGEVGSACAMAAAGLADVLGATPEQLENAAEIGLEHNLGLTCDPVGGLVQVPCIERNAIAAVKAINATQMALRGDGKHFISLDRVIRTMRDTGADMQDKYKETSRGGLAVSWVEC comes from the coding sequence ATGGCTATCAGTGTTTTCGATCTATTCAAAGTCGGCATCGGTCCGTCCAGCTCCCACACCGTCGGCCCGATGCGCGCTGCCGCGACCTTCGCCCAGGCGCTGGTTGACCAGGGTTTTCTGGCCGACGTACGGCGGGTGGAAATCCGTCTTTACGGCTCTCTTTCGGCCACCGGCGTCGGTCACGCCACCGACCGCGCCTGCGTCATGGGGCTGATGGGCGAGTGGCCGGACAGCATTGACCCGACGTCCATTGACCGGCGAATCCAGCAATTGCGCGAAACCGGCGAATTGTCCCTGGCAGGCACATCCATTTCCTTCATCTGGCAGCGCGATCTCCTGCTGCTGGACGAGAGCCTGCCCTACCACCCCAACGCCATGTCGCTGACCGCCTTCGGCGAAACCGGCGAGATATTCGAGCAGACGTACTACTCGGTAGGCGGCGGTTTCATCATCGAAGCGGCAGAAGCCGAGTCCGGCGTCGCGCCGGGCACTGACGTGGTGCTGCCGTATGATTTTTCCAGCGCCGCCGAATTGCTCAGGCTCTGCAACCTGCACGGCTTGCGGGTTTCCGAACTGATGATGGCCAACGAACGGGCCTGGCGCAGCGACGCCGAGATTCGTCAGGGTTTGTTGCATATCTGGTCGGTCATGCGTGAGTGCGTCGAGCAGGGGCTGCGTCACGAGGGCATCCTGCCGGGCGGCCTGAATGTCCCTCGGCGCGCGGCGAAACTGCACCGCAGCCTGCTGGAAATCGGCAAGCCGAATGTCATCACCTCCACGTTGTCGGCCATGGAGTGGGTCAACCTGTTTGCCCTCGCCGTTAACGAAGAAAACGCCGCCGGGGGACGCATGGTCACCGCCCCGACAAACGGCGCGGCGGGGATCATCCCGGCGGTGCTGCACTACTACATGAAATTCAACCCGGACGCGTCGGACGATGATGTGGTGGCGTTCTTTCTGGGGGCTGCCGCGGTGGGCATCCTGTGCAAGAAAAACGCTTCGATCTCCGGCGCTGAAGTGGGTTGCCAGGGCGAGGTTGGCTCTGCTTGCGCGATGGCCGCAGCGGGTTTGGCAGACGTACTCGGCGCTACCCCCGAGCAACTGGAAAACGCCGCCGAGATCGGCCTCGAACACAACCTCGGGCTGACCTGCGACCCGGTCGGCGGCCTGGTGCAAGTGCCGTGCATCGAGCGCAATGCCATTGCCGCGGTGAAGGCGATCAACGCCACGCAGATGGCCCTGCGCGGCGATGGCAAACATTTCATTTCCCTGGATCGGGTGATCCGCACCATGCGCGACACCGGCGCCGACATGCAGGACAAATACAAAGAAACGTCTCGCGGTGGCCTGGCGGTGAGTTGGGTGGAATGCTGA
- a CDS encoding Glu/Leu/Phe/Val dehydrogenase dimerization domain-containing protein — protein sequence MFALMQSTRLESLHLSVDPVTGLKAVIAIHNSHLGPALGGCRYLAYPTDESAVEDAVRLAQGMSYKAALAGLAQGGGVAVIVRPAHVENRGALFEAFGRCINQLDGRYITAIDSGTSVADMDCIAQQTQHVTSTTSAGDPAPHAAMGVFAGIRSTAMARLGSDNLEGLRVAIQGLGNVGYALAEQLHAAGAELLVSDIDHGKVQLAMEQLGAHPIANDALLSTPCDILAPCGLGGVLNSFSVTQLRCAAVAGSANNQLTHLDVADQLERRGILYAPDYVINSGGLIYVSLKHRGEELSTITAHLSKISARLTEVFAHAQAEKRSPARVADELAERVLYR from the coding sequence ATGTTCGCTCTCATGCAAAGCACTCGCCTTGAATCGCTGCACCTCAGCGTCGACCCGGTCACCGGGCTGAAGGCGGTCATTGCCATTCATAACAGTCACCTGGGGCCTGCCCTGGGCGGTTGTCGTTACCTTGCCTACCCCACCGACGAATCTGCGGTCGAGGACGCTGTGCGCCTGGCTCAGGGCATGAGCTACAAGGCGGCGCTGGCGGGCCTGGCGCAGGGCGGCGGCGTCGCGGTCATCGTGCGGCCGGCACATGTTGAAAATCGCGGCGCGCTGTTCGAAGCGTTCGGGCGTTGCATCAATCAGCTGGACGGGCGCTACATCACCGCCATCGACAGCGGCACCTCGGTGGCGGACATGGATTGCATCGCCCAGCAAACCCAGCATGTCACCAGCACCACTTCGGCAGGCGATCCAGCGCCGCATGCCGCCATGGGCGTGTTTGCCGGAATCCGCAGCACGGCGATGGCGCGTCTGGGCAGCGACAACCTTGAAGGCTTGCGCGTAGCCATTCAGGGCCTGGGCAATGTCGGTTATGCGTTGGCCGAGCAACTGCACGCAGCGGGCGCTGAACTGTTGGTCAGTGACATCGACCACGGCAAGGTGCAACTGGCCATGGAGCAACTGGGCGCACATCCGATTGCCAACGATGCCTTGCTCAGCACGCCGTGTGACATTCTCGCGCCCTGCGGTCTGGGCGGTGTGCTCAACAGCTTCAGCGTGACGCAACTGCGCTGCGCGGCGGTGGCCGGTTCGGCGAACAATCAGCTGACTCACCTCGATGTCGCCGACCAACTGGAGCGGCGCGGCATTCTGTATGCGCCGGATTACGTGATCAATTCCGGCGGGCTGATCTATGTCTCGCTCAAGCATCGCGGGGAAGAGTTATCAACCATCACCGCGCACCTGTCGAAAATCAGCGCACGACTGACCGAAGTCTTCGCCCACGCCCAGGCGGAAAAACGCTCGCCGGCGCGGGTGGCGGATGAATTGGCGGAGCGGGTGTTGTATCGCTGA
- a CDS encoding aromatic acid/H+ symport family MFS transporter, producing MHNQIASFRAALDARPVSRYQWLLLLLLALLLVTDGYDAQVLGYVVPALAQDWGLEKSAFGPVFSANLLGLTLGSLAVTPLADRFGVRRILLCCVLIYASLTVLMVFANSLDTLMAARFICGIGMGGAMPSAMALMSEYSPPRLRTLMVTLAACGFSFGGAAGGFVAAGFIDSFGWQAVFLAGGVTPLLLFPFLAWFLPESLPRLLRDAPPYARLRKVTARMLPDWQPPAASVAQNEQEQGSKLTVVELFRNGYARPTLLIWATFFVSLILLYFMISWLPTLLLESGLTLNEANLVTSMFLFAGTVGAICMAWFADRLKSKVRLLSCILAAAAVCTILLGLNHDSPRYLVASVFAAGFCIIGGQLTLNAFASNFYPAQVRATGTGWALGVGRFGSILGPLFGSMLLAMHIPVQQIFFFCAIPAVIAALFIIQVRSPVEATPSPCGGGLAREGVGSANIHVD from the coding sequence ATGCATAACCAGATTGCCAGCTTCCGGGCGGCGCTCGACGCCCGTCCCGTGTCCCGTTATCAGTGGTTACTTCTTCTACTGCTGGCGCTGTTGCTGGTGACCGATGGTTACGATGCCCAGGTATTGGGTTACGTGGTGCCTGCTCTCGCCCAGGACTGGGGCCTGGAAAAATCCGCCTTCGGCCCGGTATTCAGCGCCAATCTTCTGGGCCTGACCCTGGGCTCCCTGGCAGTGACACCACTGGCGGATCGCTTCGGCGTGCGGCGGATTCTGCTGTGTTGCGTACTGATCTACGCCAGCCTCACTGTGTTGATGGTGTTCGCCAACTCCCTGGACACCCTGATGGCCGCACGCTTTATTTGCGGCATCGGCATGGGCGGAGCAATGCCCAGCGCGATGGCCTTGATGTCCGAGTATTCGCCCCCGCGTCTGCGCACCCTGATGGTGACGCTGGCGGCCTGCGGGTTTTCCTTTGGCGGTGCGGCGGGTGGTTTTGTCGCTGCCGGCTTCATCGACAGCTTTGGCTGGCAGGCGGTATTCCTGGCTGGCGGCGTCACGCCGCTGCTGTTGTTCCCGTTTCTGGCCTGGTTCCTGCCCGAGTCCTTGCCGCGCCTGCTGCGGGACGCACCGCCTTACGCCCGTTTGCGCAAAGTGACGGCGCGCATGCTGCCGGATTGGCAACCCCCTGCGGCATCAGTGGCGCAAAACGAGCAGGAGCAAGGCAGCAAACTGACCGTGGTCGAATTGTTCCGCAACGGTTATGCACGGCCAACCTTGCTGATCTGGGCGACCTTTTTCGTCAGCCTGATCCTGTTGTATTTCATGATCAGCTGGCTGCCGACGCTGCTGCTGGAAAGCGGCTTGACGCTCAATGAAGCCAATCTGGTGACCTCGATGTTCCTGTTCGCCGGGACCGTCGGCGCGATCTGCATGGCCTGGTTTGCCGACCGCCTCAAAAGCAAGGTGCGACTGTTGTCTTGCATACTGGCAGCGGCGGCGGTTTGCACCATTCTGCTGGGCCTGAATCACGACAGCCCGCGTTATCTGGTGGCCAGCGTGTTTGCCGCCGGGTTCTGCATCATTGGCGGCCAACTGACCCTCAACGCCTTCGCCAGTAACTTCTACCCGGCCCAGGTACGCGCCACCGGCACCGGTTGGGCGCTGGGCGTAGGGCGTTTCGGTTCGATCCTCGGGCCGCTGTTCGGCAGCATGCTGCTGGCGATGCACATTCCGGTGCAGCAGATTTTTTTCTTCTGCGCGATACCGGCGGTGATTGCGGCGCTGTTCATCATTCAGGTGCGTTCGCCAGTGGAGGCGACGCCGTCCCCCTGTGGGGGCGGGCTTGCTCGCGAAGGCGTCGGGTCAGCCAATATTCATGTCGACTGA
- a CDS encoding phosphate-starvation-inducible protein PsiE: protein MKINWAENLRQNVHQLAESLGNLFVETFHYMALFAIGAVTAWAAVMEFLQMIEAGHIKIDDILLLFIYLELGAMVGIYFKTNHMPVRFLIYVAITALTRLLISNVSHHNPPDIGIIYLCGGILLLAFSILVVRYASSQFPSVKIEHPQRKIGAGSGEHPEVEKGEL, encoded by the coding sequence GTGAAAATCAATTGGGCCGAGAACCTGCGGCAGAACGTGCACCAACTGGCCGAGTCCCTGGGCAACCTGTTCGTCGAGACCTTCCACTACATGGCACTGTTCGCCATCGGTGCCGTGACCGCTTGGGCGGCGGTGATGGAGTTCTTGCAGATGATCGAGGCGGGGCACATCAAGATTGATGACATCTTGCTGCTGTTCATCTACCTGGAACTGGGAGCAATGGTCGGGATTTACTTCAAGACCAATCACATGCCGGTGCGTTTCCTGATCTACGTGGCGATCACCGCGCTGACGCGGCTGCTGATCTCCAACGTCTCGCACCACAACCCGCCGGACATCGGCATCATCTATCTGTGCGGCGGGATTCTGCTGCTGGCGTTTTCGATTCTGGTGGTGCGTTACGCTTCGTCGCAATTTCCTTCGGTGAAGATCGAACACCCGCAACGCAAGATCGGCGCGGGCTCCGGTGAACATCCCGAAGTGGAAAAGGGCGAGCTTTAA
- a CDS encoding IclR family transcriptional regulator: MEKPSDSNGKQKVRSAEVGTDILKALAELSPSTSLSRLAEHVQMPASKVHRYLQALIASGFAEQNTATNHYGLGREALRVGLAALNSMDVLKIAALPLAELRDELNETCFLAVWGNQGATVVHIEPAVRAVTVVTQLGSVLPLLSSSTGLVFGAYLPKRETVDLREQELQNGSAHALANDQAYAALCEQIRTRGLHHVHGLLMPGVDALSAPVFNAVGKVVAVLTVVGPTSLFHADENGPAAQRLLSVARAVSWRMGFEPTTATS; this comes from the coding sequence ATGGAAAAGCCCAGCGACAGCAACGGTAAACAGAAAGTCCGCTCGGCAGAGGTCGGTACCGACATTCTCAAGGCCTTGGCCGAGTTGTCGCCCTCGACGTCCCTCTCGCGGTTGGCCGAACACGTACAAATGCCGGCGAGCAAGGTGCACCGCTATTTACAGGCGCTGATCGCCAGCGGGTTTGCCGAGCAGAATACCGCCACCAACCACTATGGCTTGGGTCGCGAGGCGTTGCGCGTGGGTCTGGCCGCACTGAACAGTATGGACGTGCTGAAAATTGCCGCCCTGCCCCTGGCCGAATTGCGCGATGAGTTGAATGAAACCTGCTTCCTGGCGGTGTGGGGCAATCAGGGCGCGACCGTGGTGCATATCGAACCGGCGGTGCGTGCGGTGACGGTGGTGACACAGTTGGGCTCGGTGTTGCCGCTGCTCAGTTCATCCACGGGATTGGTGTTTGGCGCTTACCTGCCCAAGCGTGAAACCGTCGATTTGCGCGAGCAGGAACTGCAAAACGGTAGCGCCCATGCCCTGGCGAACGATCAGGCCTATGCGGCTTTGTGCGAGCAGATCCGCACTCGCGGCCTGCACCATGTGCATGGATTGCTGATGCCCGGCGTGGACGCGTTGTCGGCGCCCGTTTTCAACGCGGTGGGTAAAGTGGTCGCGGTGCTGACAGTCGTTGGGCCGACGTCGCTGTTTCATGCCGATGAAAATGGACCGGCAGCACAACGCCTGCTATCGGTTGCCCGCGCCGTCAGTTGGCGAATGGGTTTTGAACCCACGACTGCGACTTCATGA
- a CDS encoding DUF3509 domain-containing protein, with amino-acid sequence MDNPFQLITDAFAPDYQINLSIQGLDGSIMLTLSNSGRVVAKRMISVDQRNDPKRLKRLVQSIQFGIAIEQGHSAVAILEAMTDGDNRTAPPPSVKNQHRLAFGL; translated from the coding sequence ATGGACAACCCTTTTCAACTCATCACCGATGCCTTTGCACCGGACTATCAGATCAACCTGAGCATTCAGGGCCTGGACGGCAGCATCATGCTGACCCTCTCCAACAGCGGTCGCGTGGTGGCCAAGCGGATGATCAGCGTCGACCAGCGCAACGACCCCAAACGCTTGAAGCGGCTGGTGCAAAGTATCCAATTCGGCATCGCCATCGAACAGGGCCACAGCGCCGTGGCGATCCTCGAAGCGATGACCGACGGCGACAACCGCACTGCGCCACCGCCCTCGGTCAAAAACCAGCACCGCCTCGCGTTCGGACTTTAA
- a CDS encoding SDR family oxidoreductase translates to MNESVRFEDKVVIVTGAGGGLGRAHALLFARQGAKVLVNDLGGSTQGEGANASAADRVVAEIREAGGTAEANHDSVTDGEKIVQNALDVFGRVDVVVNNAGILRDKTFHKMDDADWDLVYRVHVEGAYKVTRAAWPHMREQSYGRVIFTASTSGIYGNFGQSNYGMAKLGLYGLTRTLAIEGRKNNILVNAIAPTGGTRMTEGLIPPQVFEQLKPELVSPLVVYLASESCQETAGLFEVGGGWMGKVRWERSLGAGFDPRAGFTPEDVAAHWAQICDFEGAAHPKDNIEALKEMMANLQRYSL, encoded by the coding sequence ATGAATGAGTCTGTGCGTTTCGAAGATAAAGTCGTGATCGTCACCGGTGCTGGCGGCGGGCTCGGGCGGGCGCATGCTCTGCTATTCGCCAGGCAGGGTGCCAAAGTGCTGGTCAATGACCTCGGCGGTTCGACCCAGGGTGAAGGGGCCAACGCCTCGGCGGCTGACCGTGTGGTCGCCGAAATCCGCGAGGCCGGCGGTACTGCCGAGGCCAATCACGACTCGGTCACCGACGGCGAAAAAATTGTACAGAACGCCCTCGACGTTTTTGGCCGCGTTGACGTGGTGGTCAACAACGCCGGCATCCTGCGCGACAAGACCTTCCACAAAATGGACGATGCCGACTGGGACCTGGTTTACCGTGTCCACGTCGAAGGCGCCTATAAAGTCACCCGCGCCGCGTGGCCGCACATGCGCGAGCAAAGCTATGGCCGGGTCATTTTCACCGCCTCGACATCGGGCATCTACGGCAACTTCGGCCAGTCCAACTACGGCATGGCCAAACTCGGTCTCTATGGCCTGACCCGGACCCTGGCCATAGAAGGTCGCAAGAACAATATCCTGGTCAACGCCATCGCCCCCACCGGCGGCACCCGCATGACCGAAGGCCTGATCCCGCCGCAAGTGTTCGAGCAACTGAAACCTGAACTGGTCAGCCCGCTGGTGGTGTACCTGGCCAGCGAAAGCTGTCAGGAAACAGCCGGATTGTTCGAGGTGGGCGGTGGCTGGATGGGCAAGGTGCGCTGGGAACGCAGTCTGGGCGCGGGGTTTGATCCCCGGGCCGGGTTTACACCTGAGGATGTCGCGGCCCATTGGGCGCAGATTTGCGACTTCGAAGGGGCGGCGCATCCCAAGGACAACATTGAAGCGCTGAAGGAAATGATGGCGAATTTGCAACGGTATTCGCTTTGA
- the hmgA gene encoding homogentisate 1,2-dioxygenase yields the protein MNLDSTAPALAYQSGFGNEFSSEALPGALPVGQNSPQKAPYGLYTELFSGTAFTMVRSEARRTWMYRIQPSANHPAFVKLERQLAGGPLGEVTPNRLRWNPLDIPSEPTDFIDGLVSMAANSGADKPAGISIYHYRANRSMDRVFFNADGEWLLVPEQGRLRIATELGVLELGPLEIAVLPRGLKFRVELLDPHARGYIAENHGAPLRLPDLGPIGSNGLANPRDFLTPVAHYENLKQPTTLVQKFLGQLWGCELDHSPLNVVAWHGNNVPYKYDLRRFNTIGTVSFDHPDPSIFTVLTSPTSVHGLANLDFVIFPPRWMVAENTFRPPWFHRNLMNEFMGLIQGAYDAKAEGFLPGGASLHSCMSAHGPDGESCTKAINAALAPAKIDNTMAFMFETSQVLRPSRFALDCPQLQTNYDACWATLPATFDPTRR from the coding sequence ATGAACCTCGATTCAACGGCGCCGGCGCTGGCTTATCAGTCAGGCTTCGGCAACGAATTCAGCAGCGAAGCATTGCCCGGCGCATTGCCCGTCGGCCAGAACTCCCCGCAAAAAGCCCCGTACGGTCTCTATACCGAACTGTTCTCAGGCACCGCGTTCACCATGGTCCGCAGCGAAGCGCGGCGCACCTGGATGTACCGGATTCAGCCATCGGCCAATCACCCGGCATTCGTCAAACTGGAGCGGCAACTGGCCGGCGGCCCGTTGGGCGAAGTGACGCCCAATCGCCTGCGCTGGAACCCCTTGGACATCCCCAGCGAGCCCACCGATTTCATCGACGGGCTGGTGAGCATGGCGGCCAATTCGGGCGCGGACAAACCGGCCGGGATCAGCATTTATCACTACCGCGCCAACCGCTCCATGGACCGGGTGTTCTTCAACGCCGACGGCGAATGGCTGCTGGTGCCCGAGCAGGGTCGGCTGCGCATTGCCACTGAACTGGGCGTCCTGGAGCTTGGGCCGCTGGAAATTGCCGTGCTGCCTCGCGGCCTGAAATTCCGCGTCGAACTGCTCGATCCGCACGCCAGGGGCTACATTGCCGAGAACCACGGTGCCCCGCTGCGTCTTCCAGACCTGGGGCCGATCGGCAGCAACGGCCTGGCCAACCCGCGGGACTTCCTGACCCCGGTGGCGCACTACGAAAACCTCAAGCAACCGACGACCCTGGTGCAGAAATTCCTCGGTCAGTTGTGGGGCTGCGAGCTCGATCATTCGCCGCTGAACGTGGTCGCCTGGCACGGCAACAACGTGCCGTACAAATATGATCTGCGGCGCTTCAACACCATCGGCACGGTCAGTTTCGATCACCCCGATCCATCGATTTTCACCGTCCTGACTTCGCCGACCAGCGTCCACGGTCTGGCCAACCTCGACTTCGTTATTTTCCCGCCACGCTGGATGGTCGCCGAGAACACCTTCCGGCCTCCGTGGTTCCACCGCAACCTGATGAACGAATTCATGGGCCTGATCCAGGGCGCCTACGACGCCAAGGCCGAGGGCTTCCTGCCCGGCGGTGCGTCGTTGCACAGCTGCATGAGCGCCCACGGCCCGGACGGCGAAAGCTGCACCAAGGCGATCAACGCGGCACTGGCGCCTGCAAAAATCGACAACACCATGGCCTTCATGTTCGAGACCAGCCAAGTGCTGCGCCCGAGCCGTTTCGCCCTCGACTGTCCGCAACTGCAAACCAACTATGATGCCTGCTGGGCCACGCTGCCTGCCACTTTCGACCCGACCCGGAGATAA
- the maiA gene encoding maleylacetoacetate isomerase, whose product MELYTYYRSTSSYRVRIALALKGLEYQAVPVNLIAPPGGEHRQPPYLAINPQGRVPALRSDGGDLLIQSPAIIEYLEERYPQVPLLSGDLAARAHERAVAAVIGCDVHPLHNVSVLNKLRQLGHDEAQVVEWIGHWISQGLATVEQLIGDNGYCFGEQPGLADVYLIPQLYAAERFTIALDAYPRIRRVAALAASHPAFIKAHPANQPDTPQ is encoded by the coding sequence ATGGAACTCTATACCTACTACCGTTCGACCTCGTCTTACCGCGTGCGCATCGCATTGGCGCTCAAGGGGCTGGAGTACCAGGCGGTGCCGGTCAACCTGATCGCGCCGCCGGGAGGCGAGCATCGGCAGCCGCCGTATCTGGCGATCAATCCACAGGGCCGAGTACCGGCCTTGCGGAGTGATGGGGGTGATTTGCTGATCCAGTCGCCTGCGATCATCGAGTACCTGGAGGAACGTTATCCACAGGTGCCGCTGCTCTCTGGTGACTTGGCCGCTCGTGCCCATGAGCGCGCCGTGGCGGCGGTGATCGGTTGCGATGTGCATCCGCTGCACAACGTCAGCGTGCTCAACAAGCTGCGTCAGTTGGGCCATGACGAGGCGCAGGTAGTGGAGTGGATCGGCCACTGGATCAGCCAGGGGCTGGCGACAGTGGAACAACTGATCGGCGACAACGGTTATTGCTTTGGCGAGCAGCCGGGGCTGGCGGATGTGTATCTGATCCCGCAGCTGTACGCCGCTGAGCGCTTCACTATTGCCCTCGATGCCTACCCGCGTATTCGACGGGTGGCGGCATTGGCAGCCAGCCATCCGGCCTTCATCAAGGCGCACCCGGCGAACCAGCCGGATACCCCGCAATAA
- a CDS encoding SirB1 family protein — MTPRQRFFACLHASPPALFEAALWIGAEHDAEVDPAQLLANFKDLQQRVSYGLPMLPVSELAQPLLRRMNDLGFAQDDFAPLRPQAALLNKVLECRRGQPLVLGLIALELARGLEIPLVGVNFPGHFLLRVPGADHLLDPCGGRRLYPNDCRELLHRQYGPNMKLGADHLVTAEPRHMLQRLSRNLRQLHLAHDDYISALIDAERVLELGNASAADYLARASLYQRLDCPNAERFDLEHALLLSDDPIQRLRLTERLGHLPPNSIVH; from the coding sequence ATGACCCCGCGCCAACGCTTCTTCGCCTGCCTGCACGCTTCGCCGCCCGCCTTGTTCGAGGCGGCGCTGTGGATTGGCGCCGAACACGACGCCGAGGTGGATCCTGCGCAACTGTTGGCTAACTTCAAGGATCTGCAACAGCGAGTCAGTTACGGATTGCCGATGCTGCCCGTCAGCGAACTGGCCCAGCCGCTGTTGCGGCGCATGAATGACCTGGGTTTCGCCCAGGACGATTTCGCGCCGCTGCGCCCGCAAGCGGCTTTGCTCAACAAGGTGCTTGAATGCCGGCGCGGCCAGCCGCTGGTGCTGGGACTGATTGCCCTGGAACTGGCCAGAGGTCTGGAGATTCCACTGGTCGGCGTCAACTTCCCGGGGCACTTTCTGTTGCGGGTGCCGGGGGCCGATCATCTGCTCGACCCGTGTGGCGGTCGGCGACTGTACCCAAACGATTGCCGAGAACTGCTGCATCGTCAGTATGGCCCGAACATGAAACTCGGCGCCGACCACCTGGTGACCGCCGAACCACGGCACATGCTCCAGCGGCTGTCGCGCAACCTGCGCCAGTTGCACCTGGCCCATGACGATTACATCAGTGCCCTGATCGACGCCGAACGCGTGCTGGAGCTGGGCAACGCCAGCGCCGCCGACTACCTGGCCCGTGCCAGCCTGTATCAGCGGCTAGACTGCCCGAATGCCGAGCGCTTCGATCTGGAACATGCGCTGCTACTCAGTGACGATCCGATTCAGCGGCTGCGGCTGACGGAGCGGCTGGGACATCTGCCACCCAACTCAATCGTTCATTGA
- the fahA gene encoding fumarylacetoacetase, with translation MTQTSTPRSWVASANGHSDFPLQNLPLGVFSINGSAPRSGVAIGDHILDLEAALDVGLFDGAARAAVEATRGGQLNAFFELGREARVALRERLLELLADGSSLHGKLEAQGARLLPLAANCEMHLPAKISDYTDFYVGIEHAQNVGKLFRPDNPLLPNYKYVPIGYHGRASTVRPSGTDVRRPKGQTLPAGQTEPTFGPCARLDYELELGIWIGQGNDMGDSIAIGDAADHIAGFCLLNDWSARDIQAWEYQPLGPFLSKSFITTISPWVVTAEALEPFRRAQPARPEGDPLPLPYLTDKRDQAAGAFDIELEVLLTTEAMREQNLPAHRLTLSNTKHMYWTVAQMVAHHSVNGCQLQAGDLFGSGTLSGPESGQFGSLLEITEGGKKPIELASGEVRKFLEDGDEIILRARCSRDGFASIGFGECRGKVVPAR, from the coding sequence ATGACTCAGACTTCCACCCCTCGTAGCTGGGTTGCCTCCGCCAACGGCCATAGCGATTTCCCGCTGCAAAACCTGCCGCTGGGCGTGTTCAGCATCAACGGCTCGGCCCCGCGCAGCGGCGTGGCCATCGGCGACCATATCCTGGATCTGGAAGCGGCGCTGGACGTCGGCCTGTTCGACGGCGCGGCCCGTGCAGCGGTTGAAGCGACCCGTGGCGGCCAACTGAATGCCTTCTTCGAACTGGGCCGCGAAGCCCGGGTTGCTCTGCGCGAACGCTTGCTGGAACTGCTTGCCGACGGCAGCAGCCTGCACGGCAAACTTGAAGCCCAAGGCGCCAGACTGCTGCCATTGGCGGCCAACTGCGAGATGCACCTGCCGGCGAAAATCAGCGACTACACCGACTTCTACGTCGGCATCGAGCACGCGCAGAACGTCGGCAAACTGTTCCGTCCGGACAACCCGCTGCTGCCGAACTACAAGTACGTGCCCATCGGTTATCACGGTCGCGCCTCGACCGTCCGTCCGTCCGGCACCGACGTGCGCCGTCCTAAGGGCCAGACCCTGCCAGCCGGCCAGACCGAACCGACCTTCGGCCCGTGTGCGCGTCTGGACTACGAGCTGGAACTGGGCATCTGGATCGGCCAGGGCAACGACATGGGCGACTCGATCGCCATCGGTGACGCCGCTGATCACATTGCCGGTTTCTGCCTGCTCAACGACTGGTCGGCGCGGGACATCCAGGCCTGGGAATACCAGCCGCTGGGGCCGTTTCTGTCAAAAAGCTTTATCACCACTATCTCGCCATGGGTCGTGACCGCCGAGGCGCTGGAGCCGTTCCGTCGTGCGCAACCGGCGCGTCCTGAAGGCGATCCGCTGCCACTGCCGTACCTGACCGATAAGCGCGATCAGGCAGCGGGTGCGTTCGACATCGAACTGGAAGTGCTGCTGACCACCGAAGCCATGCGCGAGCAGAATCTGCCGGCTCATCGCCTGACCCTGAGCAACACCAAACACATGTACTGGACTGTGGCGCAGATGGTCGCGCACCACAGTGTCAACGGCTGCCAGTTGCAGGCCGGTGACCTGTTCGGCTCGGGCACCTTGTCCGGCCCTGAAAGCGGTCAGTTCGGCAGCCTGCTGGAAATCACCGAAGGCGGCAAAAAGCCGATCGAACTGGCTTCGGGCGAAGTGCGCAAGTTCCTGGAAGATGGCGACGAAATCATTTTGCGCGCACGTTGCAGCCGCGACGGTTTCGCCTCCATCGGCTTCGGCGAATGCCGTGGCAAAGTCGTACCGGCGCGTTAA